The Musa acuminata AAA Group cultivar baxijiao chromosome BXJ1-3, Cavendish_Baxijiao_AAA, whole genome shotgun sequence genome window below encodes:
- the LOC135635953 gene encoding uncharacterized protein LOC135635953, whose amino-acid sequence MPSVDGEATATERGAATHPGDDLQNHLNNVEREEDARHHLPGDADLIQTSGDDGPVMPSVDGEATATERGVATHPGDDLQNHLNNVEREEDARHHLPGDADLIQTSGDDGSVIPVADDGCDSHHRDDAQNLEEVLYHIAIAESLEYQGLPALVDLDGFRGFKLDDHDDEEVARLIALELGQSSNNPPPPAPDAHCSICMEDKYSFECMAIKGCSHTYCACCVSQYVASKVEANEARVGCPDPNCETGFLEPEMCRLILPAKVFDRWGCRLCEEGILGSAKFYCPYGDCSALLIDDGGDAVDHSKCPHCMRMFCAQCRVPWHSGYSCKDYETLCPDKKSRDLMKLATKKRWQRCPSCGFFVERTSGCDYIKCR is encoded by the coding sequence ATGCCTTCGGTTGATGGAGAAGCCACAGCCACCGAACGTGGAGCCGCCACTCACCCGGGGGATGATCTACAGAACCATCTCAACAACGTCGAGCGAGAAGAAGACGCCAGACATCACCTCCCCGGCGATGCTGATCTAATCCAAACATCCGGCGACGATGGCCCCGTGATGCCTTCGGTTGATGGAGAAGCCACAGCCACCGAACGTGGAGTCGCCACTCACCCGGGGGATGATCTACAGAACCATCTCAACAACGTCGAGCGAGAAGAAGACGCCAGACATCACCTCCCCGGCGATGCTGATCTAATCCAAACTTCCGGCGACGATGGCTCCGTGATTCCTGTGGCCGACGACGGTTGTGACTCTCACCACCGAGATGACGCACAAAACCTCGAGGAGGTCCTCTACCACATCGCGATCGCCGAGTCCCTCGAGTACCAAGGCCTCCCTGCTCTCGTCGACCTCGATGGGTTCCGGGGCTTCAAGCTGGACGACCACGACGATGAGGAGGTGGCGAGACTGATCGCACTGGAGTTGGGGCAATCTTCGAACAACCCCCCGCCGCCCGCGCCGGACGCCCACTGCAGCATCTGCATGGAAGACAAGTACTCGTTCGAATGCATGGCCATCAAGGGCTGCTCCCACACGTACTGCGCCTGCTGCGTGAGCCAGTACGTGGCATCGAAGGTGGAGGCCAACGAGGCGCGGGTGGGCTGCCCTGACCCCAACTGCGAGACCGGGTTTCTGGAGCCCGAGATGTGTCGGCTGATACTGCCGGCGAAGGTGTTCGATCGCTGGGGCTGCAGGCTGTGCGAGGAAGGGATCCTCGGGTCGGCCAAGTTCTACTGCCCGTATGGCGATTGCTCGGCGCTGCTGATAGACGACGGAGGAGATGCAGTCGACCACTCGAAGTGCCCGCACTGCATGAGGATGTTCTGCGCGCAGTGCAGAGTGCCCTGGCATTCGGGTTACTCGTGCAAGGACTACGAGACGCTGTGCCCGGATAAGAAGAGCAGAGATCTGATGAAGCTGGCAACGAAGAAGAGGTGGCAGAGGTGTCCCAGCTGTGGATTCTTTGTGGAAAGGACCTCAGGTTGCGATTACATTAAGTGCAGGTGA